A genomic region of Desulfosarcina ovata subsp. ovata contains the following coding sequences:
- a CDS encoding fused MFS/spermidine synthase yields the protein MKPVPSHRSSIPVDGKVLSAFVAGCFFLSGAAGLVYEVIWVRLIDKIIGSAPFAVATVLSVFMAGLALGSYLSGRIVDRFARRGTLLALYGGMEISIGLCAMLVPLLIQAVQPIYQSIYDRLLNHFWCYPLAAFIGCVFILIVPTALMGATLPVLCRFYVMRLDHIGARTGWLYGLNTIGAALGVILCGFVLIKSLGVFMSLLLFAGINGVIGLSCILCSRFLSVDSASPEPLRQKKAAKTDAPQSDHTHDGPIHWGVLIFAASGFCAMAYEVLWTRLLGLIAGPTTYCFSLVVATFIIGLAAGSILFGRLADRTRHALGWLAGTQMAAAMTALAVSQLLGNGQFFFAKLIHTYHGQFSHLVLMQSLVLFAVLLSPTLFLGAAFPLVNRLYVQSIDDMGRRLGTAYALNTVGALAGSFVAGFVLVPWVGKMNGLRLVILLQFCLSGLLLLYLTAVKYRRGRYRLAIVGLIGIGCMLIGLFPNWRTDLLSRGWYRDFDALGSELDRVGWGEALMQGSRRIADHRQGLDVVFQGEGANGFTTVERETTSLGTVEFALFNSGKADASSHGDRSTQTLSAHIPMLFHADAQKVMLLGLASGMTAGEILLYPVKQLDVLEINEAVASACRNYFQPWNNDCLENPRTRLMIQDGRNHLALTGQRYDVIISEPSNPWMAGLANLYSLDFFQLVRQRLTADGLFAQWIQAYEMDKETFSLLGRTFTAVFPNSSLIKVGPVDYLMLGFNNDHGRLNWDVAQRNAVYAKKSRLVTFSGIDFLVHLIMTEDLSRLFGKGRLHTDDHPYLEFSAPRTLYQGSGDVERMIGDQRWLSADTQRLLHSHNDFTTLMDLVEFAASANVPMFNVLPWPQLENGQQLRYREIVDGYCRRVLVPSYGIFNCPDLKAACAGIQATAIQKKITADDHATAIDHYNLALAQIAGGENTLAADSLHTAIRLDPDNEPALTALGLLLAETGSFDESAQLLSNAIGLAPQKAAPYKYLGMVELRRSAPERAVINLSTALALAPDDDVILSELGTAYLMQGNNEKAVTYLTKALDKNPHDDQSRYYLKLAKRNLEAGKEISHAE from the coding sequence TTGAAACCCGTTCCATCACATCGTTCATCTATTCCCGTTGACGGGAAAGTGCTCTCCGCCTTTGTGGCCGGCTGCTTTTTTCTCTCCGGTGCCGCCGGTCTGGTCTATGAAGTCATCTGGGTGCGGCTGATCGACAAAATCATCGGCAGTGCACCGTTTGCCGTGGCCACGGTGCTTTCCGTATTCATGGCCGGATTGGCTTTGGGCAGCTATCTGTCCGGCCGGATCGTCGATCGGTTTGCCCGACGCGGCACCCTGCTGGCCCTGTACGGCGGTATGGAAATCAGCATCGGTTTATGCGCCATGCTCGTGCCGCTCTTGATCCAAGCGGTTCAACCGATCTACCAGTCCATTTATGATCGACTCCTGAACCACTTCTGGTGCTATCCGCTTGCCGCATTTATCGGCTGTGTTTTCATCTTGATCGTGCCCACCGCACTCATGGGGGCGACCCTGCCGGTGCTGTGCCGATTTTATGTGATGCGTCTGGACCATATCGGCGCCCGCACCGGATGGCTTTATGGCCTTAACACAATCGGGGCGGCACTGGGCGTGATATTGTGCGGGTTCGTGCTGATCAAAAGCCTGGGCGTTTTCATGAGTCTGCTGCTGTTTGCCGGTATCAACGGGGTAATCGGCCTGTCCTGCATTCTATGCTCGCGGTTTCTATCTGTCGATAGCGCATCACCGGAACCTTTGCGCCAAAAAAAAGCAGCGAAAACCGATGCCCCGCAATCCGACCATACCCATGACGGCCCCATCCACTGGGGCGTGCTGATTTTTGCCGCTTCCGGGTTTTGCGCCATGGCTTACGAAGTTTTGTGGACGCGTCTGTTAGGACTCATTGCCGGGCCGACGACGTATTGTTTCAGCCTTGTGGTGGCCACCTTCATCATTGGCCTGGCCGCAGGCAGTATCCTGTTCGGCCGCCTGGCGGACAGGACACGCCATGCATTGGGTTGGCTGGCCGGGACGCAGATGGCGGCCGCCATGACGGCGCTTGCCGTGAGTCAATTGCTGGGCAACGGACAGTTCTTTTTCGCCAAGTTGATTCATACCTACCATGGACAGTTTTCCCATCTTGTTCTCATGCAATCCCTGGTGCTGTTCGCTGTGCTGTTGTCTCCGACCCTATTTTTGGGAGCGGCCTTCCCCCTGGTAAACCGCCTTTACGTACAATCGATCGACGACATGGGGCGTCGTCTGGGAACGGCCTATGCCCTGAATACCGTGGGCGCCCTGGCCGGTTCCTTTGTGGCCGGGTTTGTGCTGGTTCCGTGGGTGGGCAAGATGAATGGATTGCGCCTGGTCATTTTGTTGCAGTTTTGCCTGTCGGGCCTGCTGCTGTTATACTTAACCGCCGTGAAATACAGGCGCGGCCGATACCGGTTGGCCATCGTGGGGCTGATCGGTATCGGATGCATGCTGATCGGCCTTTTCCCGAACTGGCGCACCGACCTGCTGTCACGGGGATGGTATCGTGACTTTGACGCGCTTGGGTCGGAACTGGACCGCGTTGGGTGGGGAGAGGCATTGATGCAAGGTTCCCGGCGGATTGCCGATCACCGTCAGGGACTGGATGTCGTTTTCCAGGGTGAGGGCGCCAACGGATTTACCACGGTCGAAAGGGAGACCACTAGCTTAGGAACCGTGGAATTCGCCCTGTTCAACAGCGGCAAGGCCGATGCCTCCTCCCATGGGGATCGCTCCACGCAAACGCTATCGGCACATATTCCCATGCTGTTCCATGCGGATGCCCAGAAGGTCATGCTATTGGGGCTTGCCAGCGGCATGACCGCCGGAGAAATACTGCTCTATCCGGTAAAGCAATTGGATGTGCTGGAAATCAATGAAGCGGTTGCGAGCGCCTGCCGGAACTATTTTCAACCTTGGAACAATGACTGCCTGGAAAATCCACGTACGCGCCTGATGATTCAGGACGGACGCAATCATCTGGCCCTGACCGGGCAGCGCTACGATGTGATTATCTCCGAGCCTTCTAATCCATGGATGGCCGGGCTGGCCAATTTATACTCCCTGGACTTTTTTCAGTTGGTCAGGCAACGGTTGACCGCCGACGGACTTTTCGCCCAGTGGATCCAGGCCTATGAAATGGATAAAGAGACATTTTCTCTGTTGGGGCGGACGTTTACTGCTGTTTTTCCCAACAGTTCCTTGATCAAGGTGGGGCCCGTGGATTACCTCATGCTGGGGTTCAATAACGATCACGGACGATTGAACTGGGATGTGGCCCAGCGCAACGCGGTTTATGCCAAAAAGTCCAGGTTGGTTACTTTTTCAGGTATCGATTTTCTTGTCCATTTGATCATGACCGAGGATTTAAGCCGGCTTTTCGGCAAAGGTCGGCTGCATACGGACGACCACCCCTATCTTGAATTCTCGGCACCACGGACCCTATATCAGGGCAGTGGGGATGTCGAACGCATGATCGGCGACCAGCGCTGGTTGTCGGCCGACACCCAGCGCCTTTTACACAGCCACAACGATTTCACAACCCTGATGGATCTGGTGGAATTTGCCGCCTCGGCCAATGTGCCCATGTTCAATGTGCTCCCCTGGCCGCAGCTTGAAAATGGGCAACAACTGCGCTACCGGGAAATCGTCGACGGCTATTGTCGGCGTGTCTTGGTGCCTTCCTATGGAATCTTCAACTGCCCGGACCTCAAGGCCGCTTGTGCCGGAATTCAAGCCACGGCGATTCAAAAAAAAATCACGGCCGATGATCATGCCACGGCCATCGATCATTATAACCTGGCCCTGGCTCAGATCGCTGGTGGAGAGAATACGCTGGCGGCGGATAGCCTGCACACGGCGATCAGGCTTGACCCGGATAATGAACCGGCCCTGACTGCCCTGGGCCTGTTGCTTGCCGAAACCGGATCGTTTGATGAATCCGCGCAGCTTTTAAGCAATGCCATCGGCCTGGCGCCGCAAAAGGCCGCCCCTTACAAATATCTAGGAATGGTGGAATTGCGCAGAAGCGCTCCCGAACGCGCAGTGATCAACCTATCTACCGCACTTGCCCTGGCGCCCGATGATGATGTTATTCTCAGCGAATTGGGCACCGCCTATCTAATGCAAGGCAACAACGAGAAAGCAGTTACCTACTTGACAAAAGCCTTGGATAAAAACCCGCATGACGATCAAAGCCGGTACTATTTAAAATTGGCCAAACGAAATCTTGAAGCCGGAAAAGAGATCTCCCACGCTGAGTAG
- a CDS encoding FmdE family protein, translating to MIVNMALKRIADFHGHLCPDLVLGGKLCEYIQQRLPPTEPANGITAIIAENSTSALDAIQIMLGTTLGNQRLKIMDIGKHNYTIIPKSVATSFRMRLTVQDYENEETYQRLSGKMLANTIVMDEVVNLQILLDERVKYLLRQPPESLFRIESIEKEPQIPEVPSIYLTCCRCNEQVLGSHAVNYQDKIYCISCLQQMNAGCLRDHLH from the coding sequence ATGATTGTAAATATGGCCCTCAAACGGATTGCCGATTTTCATGGTCATTTGTGCCCGGATCTCGTTCTTGGCGGCAAGTTGTGTGAGTATATCCAACAGCGGTTGCCGCCCACGGAACCGGCCAATGGCATAACGGCCATCATTGCGGAGAACAGTACCTCTGCACTGGACGCCATCCAGATCATGCTCGGAACGACCCTGGGCAACCAACGCCTGAAGATCATGGATATCGGCAAACACAACTACACCATCATCCCTAAATCGGTGGCCACCAGTTTCCGGATGAGGTTGACCGTTCAGGATTACGAAAATGAAGAAACGTACCAACGGTTGTCCGGAAAAATGCTTGCCAATACGATTGTGATGGATGAAGTCGTGAATCTTCAAATACTTCTTGACGAACGGGTCAAATACCTGCTCCGACAGCCGCCGGAAAGCCTTTTCAGGATCGAATCGATTGAAAAAGAGCCGCAGATCCCCGAGGTGCCAAGCATATATCTGACCTGTTGTCGATGCAACGAACAGGTGCTCGGTAGTCATGCGGTTAACTATCAGGATAAAATATACTGCATTTCCTGCCTGCAGCAAATGAACGCCGGGTGCCTGCGCGATCACCTGCATTGA
- a CDS encoding ABC transporter substrate-binding protein: MKGFALLLWMGLGAVLAVFPMLTFAEDGASLVIATPFGPAVPVPDPAKGSNGWYTSEAGVTETLLRIDFDMRLVPWLAKSYRNIDPLTWEIELRSAVLFHDRTPLDATAVKWSIMRLIDEKSAVFNKRVQQMLDIDTITVVDDQILRFRTRRPNAAFLSALASPDTASLSPRGKMDYVYGTGPFVLRKVIPKEEMVMSRFSGYWGTPPQLERVCLKMIQNPATRMLAFEAGQVDVAASFPENDARRIVNREHVDIVSHPTNRLCFFFVRVKDGPLADGRIRRAINYAIDRRQIVETVLAGIGGSPAGSIFPQILPWNNPELAPCPHDPGKAAQLLEEAGARDSDGDGILEINGRPLSLNMWTYDSRPSLKPTLELVQAQLAACGIASRLKVTRRASPINLAMQRGDVHLNLQMWNTAPQGDPDFFITSILTRSAGSNVMGYANRELDDLAEKGKTTVDPEKRKAIYNRIQQIVFDESPVIVLFHKSMVSAVYDHVENYRIHPAEKYIVTPELGRR, translated from the coding sequence TCCAATGCTCACTTTTGCTGAAGACGGCGCCAGTCTTGTCATTGCCACGCCATTCGGACCCGCCGTGCCGGTGCCGGATCCGGCCAAGGGGTCAAACGGGTGGTATACCAGTGAGGCCGGGGTAACCGAGACCCTCCTGAGGATCGATTTCGACATGCGCCTGGTCCCCTGGCTGGCAAAGTCCTATCGCAATATCGATCCCCTGACATGGGAAATTGAGTTGCGGTCAGCGGTGCTTTTTCATGACCGGACACCGCTTGACGCCACGGCCGTCAAATGGTCGATCATGCGTTTGATCGATGAGAAGAGTGCCGTGTTCAACAAGCGGGTCCAGCAGATGCTCGATATCGACACCATCACCGTGGTCGACGACCAAATCCTCCGGTTCCGTACCCGCCGGCCCAACGCCGCGTTTTTGAGCGCCCTGGCCTCTCCGGATACGGCGAGCCTGAGTCCCCGCGGGAAGATGGACTACGTTTATGGCACCGGTCCGTTCGTTCTGCGCAAGGTGATTCCCAAGGAAGAGATGGTCATGTCCCGGTTTTCCGGATATTGGGGGACGCCGCCTCAACTTGAGCGGGTCTGTCTCAAAATGATCCAGAATCCGGCAACCCGCATGCTGGCCTTTGAAGCGGGGCAGGTGGACGTAGCCGCCAGTTTTCCGGAAAACGACGCCCGGCGGATTGTAAATCGCGAGCATGTCGATATCGTATCCCACCCCACCAATCGGCTGTGTTTCTTTTTCGTCAGGGTGAAAGACGGCCCCCTGGCCGATGGACGCATCCGTCGGGCCATCAACTATGCCATCGATCGCCGGCAGATCGTGGAGACCGTGCTGGCCGGCATCGGGGGGAGCCCCGCTGGTTCGATCTTTCCGCAAATCCTGCCCTGGAACAACCCTGAGCTGGCACCCTGTCCCCATGATCCGGGCAAGGCGGCACAACTGCTGGAAGAAGCCGGGGCCCGGGATAGCGATGGGGACGGCATCCTCGAAATCAACGGCCGGCCGCTATCTTTGAATATGTGGACCTACGATTCGCGGCCGTCGCTGAAGCCCACGCTGGAACTGGTGCAGGCGCAACTGGCCGCCTGCGGAATCGCCAGCCGGCTCAAGGTGACACGCAGGGCCTCGCCCATCAACCTGGCCATGCAGCGGGGCGACGTGCATCTGAACCTTCAGATGTGGAACACCGCTCCCCAGGGCGATCCCGATTTCTTTATCACCAGCATTCTTACCCGCAGTGCCGGTTCCAATGTGATGGGATATGCCAACCGCGAATTGGACGATCTGGCCGAAAAGGGCAAGACCACGGTTGATCCGGAAAAGCGCAAAGCCATCTACAACCGTATCCAGCAGATCGTTTTTGATGAGAGTCCGGTGATCGTGCTCTTCCACAAATCCATGGTTTCCGCGGTATACGACCATGTGGAGAACTACCGCATTCATCCGGCAGAGAAGTATATCGTTACCCCGGAGCTGGGGCGGCGATAG
- a CDS encoding APC family permease, with the protein MSNGLKRELGLFSATALVVANMVGTGIFTTSGFIMAELGDPRALILCWICGGLFALCGALCYGELGARFPRAGGEYVFLKECLGRPVGFLSGWISLIVGFSAPIAAASMAFATYFFQTFAIPSGNEGFVFSMSGIPLVTLSPLTLTAIGVIVLFSLIHYHSLHVGSRVQNGLTLFKIILVVVFIGAGLFMGNGSADHFAVTATTAWSSEKFAVALIFVSFAYSGWNAAAYLGDEIVDPQKNIPISLFAGTVIVMILYVLLNVVYLYALSPEAMQGIMEIGAKSAKSLFGRGISRLFSGAVALGLLSVLSAMILTGPRIYYAMSRDRLFFQIFGRLDANRNTPAKSIFLQAAIAIMMVVSASFDSLLLYIGLTLSLFAMLAVIGLMRVRRQSPLSGGSYRTFGYPFTPLLFILGNLWIIFFSIKSRPITALFSLGTIGLGIAAYLYFTCRYHPEDESAVVGGTANTESQPLL; encoded by the coding sequence ATGTCTAATGGACTGAAAAGAGAGCTGGGTCTGTTTTCGGCAACGGCTTTGGTCGTTGCCAACATGGTCGGGACCGGTATTTTTACGACCTCCGGATTTATCATGGCCGAACTGGGCGATCCGCGCGCGCTTATCTTGTGCTGGATTTGTGGCGGTCTGTTCGCCCTGTGCGGCGCCCTTTGCTATGGAGAATTGGGAGCGCGGTTTCCCCGGGCCGGTGGTGAGTATGTCTTTCTGAAGGAGTGTCTGGGCCGGCCGGTGGGTTTTCTCTCCGGCTGGATTTCCCTGATCGTCGGGTTTTCCGCTCCCATCGCGGCGGCATCCATGGCTTTTGCCACATACTTTTTCCAGACTTTTGCCATTCCCTCGGGCAATGAGGGGTTTGTTTTCTCGATGTCGGGCATTCCTTTGGTGACCTTGTCGCCCTTGACCCTGACCGCCATTGGCGTAATCGTGCTCTTTTCCTTGATTCACTACCACAGTCTGCATGTCGGCAGCCGGGTACAGAACGGATTGACGCTGTTTAAAATCATTCTGGTGGTCGTGTTTATCGGTGCCGGATTGTTTATGGGCAACGGCTCCGCCGACCATTTTGCGGTCACCGCAACCACTGCCTGGTCGTCGGAGAAGTTTGCCGTGGCCCTGATTTTCGTCTCCTTCGCCTACAGCGGTTGGAATGCTGCCGCGTATCTGGGAGACGAGATCGTCGATCCGCAAAAAAATATTCCGATCTCTTTGTTTGCGGGTACCGTGATCGTGATGATTTTGTACGTCTTGCTGAATGTTGTCTACCTATATGCATTATCTCCCGAAGCCATGCAGGGGATAATGGAGATTGGCGCCAAATCGGCGAAATCGCTGTTCGGCCGGGGAATCAGCCGGCTGTTCAGCGGCGCCGTTGCCCTGGGACTGTTGTCCGTTCTGAGCGCCATGATTCTGACCGGGCCGAGAATTTACTACGCCATGTCCAGGGACCGATTGTTTTTTCAAATTTTCGGGAGACTGGATGCGAATCGAAACACTCCGGCCAAATCCATTTTCCTGCAAGCCGCCATTGCCATCATGATGGTGGTCTCGGCTTCCTTTGACAGCCTTTTGCTGTATATCGGCTTGACGCTTTCGTTGTTTGCCATGCTGGCGGTCATTGGATTGATGCGCGTTCGTCGGCAATCTCCACTTTCCGGAGGATCCTACCGCACATTCGGATACCCATTTACCCCGTTGCTCTTTATCCTGGGCAACCTATGGATCATATTTTTTTCAATCAAGAGTCGGCCGATCACGGCCCTGTTCAGTCTCGGCACTATCGGATTGGGGATTGCGGCCTACCTGTATTTTACTTGCCGTTATCATCCGGAAGACGAATCGGCTGTAGTGGGGGGCACGGCAAATACCGAAAGCCAACCGTTGCTTTGA
- the nikB gene encoding nickel ABC transporter permease, translated as MMVHFLFRRTLTAIFVFFGATFITYALMMLAPGDAALEIAMARYGDAVRADPATIQWIRQKEGLDRPMLAQYGSWLKHVAVLDFGNSLVEEVPVWTLIRSRFGKTLQLAVWAIGLALCLSIPIGILSGVKQGTWMDTMGVSVAVLGVSMPNYWLGLLLIIVFCVKLQWLPSFGRGDWHHLILPAITLGTGLTAYTTRMLRSAIIEAIHADYLTALRARGVGKRLVLARHILKNALIPVVTVVGLEFGMILEGAVITETVFAWPGLGGLMVSAVSNRDYPLIQGLVLFTAAVFVGINLIVDLVCLYLDPRIRLR; from the coding sequence ATGATGGTTCATTTTCTTTTCCGACGCACGCTTACCGCCATCTTCGTTTTTTTCGGCGCCACCTTCATCACCTACGCCCTGATGATGCTGGCTCCCGGGGATGCCGCGCTGGAGATCGCCATGGCCCGGTACGGCGATGCGGTTCGGGCCGATCCAGCGACCATCCAATGGATTCGGCAAAAGGAGGGGCTGGATCGTCCCATGCTGGCCCAGTACGGCAGTTGGCTGAAGCATGTCGCGGTCCTGGACTTCGGTAATTCCCTTGTGGAAGAGGTGCCGGTCTGGACGCTGATCCGGTCCCGTTTTGGCAAAACCCTGCAACTGGCCGTATGGGCCATTGGCCTGGCCCTTTGCCTGTCCATTCCCATCGGTATCCTGTCCGGTGTCAAACAGGGCACCTGGATGGATACGATGGGGGTCAGCGTTGCCGTGCTGGGGGTCTCCATGCCCAATTACTGGTTGGGCCTTTTGCTGATCATTGTTTTCTGCGTCAAGCTGCAGTGGCTGCCCAGCTTCGGCCGTGGGGACTGGCATCACCTGATCCTGCCCGCCATCACCCTGGGAACGGGACTGACCGCCTACACGACACGAATGCTGCGTTCCGCCATCATTGAAGCCATTCACGCGGACTATCTGACGGCCCTGCGTGCCAGGGGCGTCGGCAAGCGCCTGGTGCTGGCCAGACACATCCTGAAAAATGCGCTCATCCCGGTCGTCACGGTGGTCGGCCTGGAGTTCGGGATGATTCTCGAGGGCGCCGTTATCACCGAAACCGTCTTTGCCTGGCCGGGATTGGGAGGGCTGATGGTTAGTGCCGTCAGCAATCGCGACTATCCACTCATCCAGGGCCTCGTGCTGTTTACGGCGGCTGTTTTTGTGGGTATCAATCTGATTGTCGACCTGGTCTGCCTTTACCTGGACCCACGGATTCGCTTGCGATGA
- a CDS encoding ABC transporter ATP-binding protein yields the protein MTAPPLLRIRNLSVRFADRRGGIFRRRSTLAIHDIDLDIQAGETFCLLGESGSGKTTLASAILGLHPFHAGQIAHNGSTINRSNDTAHQRLRADCQMVFQSPAASLNPHLTLQQSIEEPLGAKGMGSSRRRETVCELAGLAGLSEDLLGRRPGEVSGGQNQRACIARALSTRPKLLVLDEPLTALDAVARQQIVALLCRLKEAFRLTYFLITHDLALASQIGTHVAVMYLGTLVEQAPAASFFAHPYHPYAQALLSSVLRPGLWQGERIVLHGELPSLRRPPDGCVFHPRCARRLAVCTHTAPRPRMVGGGHTVCCHLFNGRPAGNDIREQRQ from the coding sequence GTGACAGCCCCGCCCCTTTTGCGTATCCGCAACCTATCGGTCCGCTTTGCCGACCGTCGCGGCGGCATTTTCAGGCGCCGTTCGACCCTGGCGATCCATGACATCGACCTCGATATCCAGGCTGGTGAAACCTTCTGCCTGCTGGGCGAAAGCGGATCGGGGAAGACTACCCTGGCCAGTGCGATCCTCGGTCTGCATCCCTTTCATGCCGGCCAGATTGCCCATAACGGATCGACCATAAACAGGAGCAACGATACGGCCCACCAACGCCTGCGCGCCGACTGCCAGATGGTTTTCCAGTCGCCGGCGGCGTCGCTCAACCCGCACTTGACCCTGCAGCAGTCCATTGAAGAACCGCTGGGGGCCAAGGGCATGGGGTCAAGCCGGCGGAGGGAAACGGTTTGCGAGTTGGCCGGCCTGGCCGGTCTTTCCGAGGACCTGCTCGGCCGCCGACCGGGGGAGGTTTCCGGCGGACAGAATCAACGGGCGTGCATTGCCCGGGCACTTTCCACACGACCGAAGCTGCTGGTCCTGGATGAGCCGCTCACCGCCCTGGACGCGGTTGCCCGGCAGCAGATCGTGGCGCTTCTCTGTCGACTCAAGGAGGCGTTTCGGTTGACTTATTTTTTAATCACCCACGACCTGGCCCTTGCCAGCCAGATCGGGACCCATGTGGCCGTGATGTATCTGGGCACCCTGGTTGAACAAGCCCCGGCAGCGTCATTCTTTGCCCATCCCTATCATCCGTATGCCCAGGCCTTGCTTTCCAGTGTTCTGCGGCCCGGTCTCTGGCAGGGGGAACGGATCGTGCTGCACGGCGAACTGCCGTCACTCCGGCGTCCCCCCGACGGCTGCGTTTTCCATCCCCGCTGTGCCCGGCGCCTGGCCGTCTGCACCCACACCGCGCCCCGGCCAAGGATGGTTGGCGGTGGGCATACGGTCTGCTGCCATCTTTTCAATGGCCGTCCGGCAGGCAACGATATCCGGGAGCAGCGCCAATGA
- a CDS encoding PilZ domain-containing protein, whose product MVNAYCQRACARDPVEASISCQPYASTGGMGVTNGVMRNFSSQGFYIETNKQFDSGTILFVRTTCCFNRICPTACRQPRTICLAEVRWLRHIDDGNTPLYGMGARYLD is encoded by the coding sequence ATGGTGAATGCATATTGCCAACGTGCTTGTGCGCGTGATCCCGTGGAAGCATCGATTTCCTGTCAGCCATACGCCAGTACCGGGGGGATGGGGGTGACCAATGGTGTCATGCGCAACTTCTCAAGCCAGGGGTTTTACATTGAGACGAATAAGCAATTTGACTCCGGGACCATCCTGTTTGTCAGGACTACTTGCTGTTTCAACCGGATATGCCCGACCGCTTGCAGACAGCCCCGAACGATTTGCCTGGCGGAAGTGAGATGGCTGCGGCACATTGACGACGGGAATACGCCTCTATACGGGATGGGGGCACGCTATCTCGATTGA
- the nikC gene encoding nickel transporter permease, which yields MKGFAHHFDLPEENRSAGQWRRTVFSNPLMTLAALTVVLVVGMAVFGPWCCPHDPLATDIGMRLAPPSWHYPFGNDALGRCLFSRILVGARASLGLGVSVVLLSVVMGVAVGLVAGYAGGLVDELLMRLTDIFFAFPEIVAAMAIAGLMGPGTVNLLLSLSVASWMRYARVVRGITLSVREREYVRAAWLSGVRPATILWRHVLPASMPSIIVLATIGLGKSVLAVSALGFLGFGVQPPDAEWGMLLMEGKDYILSSPHLSVFPGVAIMVTVLAFNILGDGFRNRWDSRT from the coding sequence ATGAAGGGATTTGCTCATCATTTTGATCTGCCGGAGGAGAATCGGTCCGCCGGACAATGGCGACGGACCGTTTTTTCGAACCCCCTGATGACGCTGGCAGCACTGACTGTCGTACTGGTGGTGGGCATGGCTGTTTTTGGCCCTTGGTGCTGCCCCCACGATCCGCTTGCCACCGACATCGGCATGCGGCTGGCGCCACCTTCCTGGCACTATCCTTTTGGCAATGATGCATTGGGCCGCTGCCTGTTCTCGCGTATATTGGTCGGTGCCCGCGCATCGCTTGGCCTGGGTGTCTCGGTCGTCCTGCTCTCCGTGGTGATGGGCGTGGCGGTTGGGCTGGTTGCCGGTTATGCCGGTGGGCTTGTGGATGAACTGCTCATGCGTCTGACCGATATTTTTTTCGCCTTTCCTGAAATCGTCGCCGCCATGGCCATTGCCGGACTGATGGGACCGGGAACAGTGAATCTTCTGCTGTCCCTGTCGGTGGCCAGTTGGATGCGTTACGCCAGGGTGGTTCGCGGAATTACGCTTTCCGTGCGCGAGCGTGAGTACGTCAGGGCCGCGTGGCTTTCCGGTGTCCGGCCGGCAACTATCCTGTGGCGTCATGTGCTGCCGGCGAGCATGCCGTCCATTATCGTTCTGGCCACCATCGGGCTGGGTAAGTCGGTTTTGGCGGTTTCGGCCCTCGGGTTTCTCGGTTTTGGTGTCCAGCCCCCTGACGCGGAGTGGGGGATGCTGCTCATGGAAGGCAAGGACTATATCCTGAGCTCGCCGCACCTTTCCGTGTTTCCGGGCGTTGCCATCATGGTGACGGTGCTGGCCTTCAATATATTGGGGGACGGGTTCCGAAACCGGTGGGACAGCCGGACATAA
- a CDS encoding ABC transporter ATP-binding protein codes for MNAFSPPSAPILRVEGLTVGFPGTPESCNVLQGVDLTLKSGEIFGLVGESGSGKSLLARSLVRLESPARITAGTILLEGEELCARTQREMEPLRGKKITLVLQHPERAMDPVFRMESQFRKVWTSDRVDARRQQRRFLSVIQRMLHSVGIADARRRCRQYPHQWSRGMLQRAQLVMAFSASPAVLILDEVTSALDPTVCLQILDAIMRLKQTRHTGVILITHDLFVAAEICDRVAVMHNGRIVETGTAGDIFRRPAHPYTRLLVSSTADPAGPNAAERQ; via the coding sequence ATGAATGCCTTTTCACCGCCTTCCGCACCCATCCTCCGGGTGGAAGGGCTGACTGTCGGTTTTCCCGGTACCCCGGAATCGTGCAATGTCCTGCAAGGGGTCGACCTGACGCTGAAATCGGGCGAAATCTTCGGCCTGGTGGGCGAATCGGGTTCGGGCAAAAGCCTTTTGGCGCGGTCGCTGGTACGACTGGAGTCACCGGCCAGGATCACCGCGGGGACCATCCTGCTGGAGGGTGAAGAGTTGTGTGCCAGGACCCAACGGGAGATGGAACCCCTGCGCGGCAAGAAGATTACGCTGGTGCTGCAGCACCCGGAACGGGCCATGGATCCGGTCTTCAGAATGGAGAGCCAGTTCCGTAAAGTCTGGACATCGGACCGCGTCGATGCACGGCGGCAGCAGCGGCGATTTTTGTCGGTCATTCAACGCATGCTCCACTCCGTGGGCATCGCCGATGCCCGCCGGCGCTGCCGCCAGTATCCACACCAGTGGAGCCGCGGGATGCTGCAGCGCGCCCAACTGGTGATGGCGTTTTCAGCATCACCGGCGGTGCTGATCCTCGATGAAGTAACCTCCGCGCTGGACCCGACGGTCTGCCTGCAGATTCTGGATGCGATCATGCGCCTGAAACAGACCCGCCACACCGGCGTGATTCTGATCACCCACGATCTTTTTGTGGCCGCCGAGATTTGTGACCGGGTGGCGGTGATGCACAACGGCCGTATCGTGGAAACGGGAACGGCTGGCGACATCTTCCGGCGACCGGCCCATCCCTACACCCGGCTGCTGGTTTCCAGTACCGCGGACCCGGCGGGTCCGAATGCGGCGGAGCGGCAGTGA